Proteins co-encoded in one Astatotilapia calliptera chromosome 18, fAstCal1.2, whole genome shotgun sequence genomic window:
- the apol1 gene encoding apolipoprotein L1 isoform X1, which yields MERYGNLDLDLECDGGAVSQKASLFSGIFKKSSKSKELLPSAQAALTLQNPELSASNDSLTSKSKDKSGELGGLRKLSPKPRHVRRPSQDLKAISASNDNLSEDTNAKEDLSTTVKILGSNDNLPVNSNTKETGGMFSSMFKKSPHPQEDSAAPDDLSGSNDKNHPKDDLSVDDELLAGNDSAVEKSSKGGVAKVLRSPFTSSSQDKEKTDHSGDSQENSSATGKPKTKEEKSSNNDDEKKVDHGDNQPTQKQNKLAGGMTKLNPFRYANKNEKEAGSIEEDLTVSNKKSSGHKQELNRIIGHSRQEQNNQQAASDDVGLNADEESASKEEKNKEEVKEKMETNVKKKKRHNPFMPDVKAKVIQRRAQETAQAESEGANRSVFDQLEDYRIGTASAEHSNDVDLMEWWETVEQWKESPQHKDMTEKEEAKAFALTAEKLQKGIRVFNKLFTDRAESLWQHVIDLNGIADGLDKFSKNTKIAQITGGSTSAVGGVATVAGLALAPFTMGTSLIVTAVGLGIAAAGGLTSAGAGISNQVNNTMDRKKVEKIVQDYQEKMEDINKCLTFIKQGIENLRRFDLIKMKNSAYNQDFPSLTSKFYEDGAMAGKAILVNANEIMRFVQFAHVAGSTAARAVQIASMATGVLTGLFVVMDIYFVSKDSKELKKGAKSEFAAKIREVAQQLHDGLVELNSIHQELQFNSPEKDSEKTTKDLDSEKKEKDNKEKKEKDGKDLNSEKKDNDSSDEDEIDRIKKAIKKDLENREYV from the exons ATG GAGCGGTACGGTAACCTTGATTTGGACCTGGAGTGTGACGGAGGAGCTGTCTCT CAAAAAGCCTCATTATTCAGTGGGATATTCAAAAAATCCTCCAAGTCTAAAGAACTGCTTCCATCTGCACAG gctGCCTTGACATTACAAAATCCTGAACTGTCTGCCAGCAATGACAGTTTAACCAGCAAGTCAAAG GATAAATCAGGTGAGCTGGGTGGATTACGGAAACTATCTCCCAAACCAAGACATGTGCGGAGGCCTTCGCAG GATCTAAAGGCCATCTCAGCCAGTAATGACAATCTGTCTGAGGACACCAATGCAAAG GAGGATTTGTCCACAACCGTTAAGATCTTAGGCAGCAACGACAATCTGCCAGTGAACAGCAACACTAAG gagACAGGTGGGATGTTTAgcagtatgtttaaaaaatccCCACACCCTCAG GAGGATTCTGCTGCACCAGATGATCTCTCTGGCAGCAATGACAAGAACCACCCAAAg GATGATTTGTCTGTCGATGATGAACTCCTTGCTGGTAATGACAGTGCCGTGGAGAAGTCTTCAAAA GGTGGCGTTGCAAAGGTCTTGAGGAGTCccttcacctcctcctctcag GATAAGGAAAAGACTGACCACTCAGGAGACTCACAGGAGAACAGTTCTGCCACAGGGAAGCCCAAAACCAAGGAG GAGAAAAGCTCCAACAACGATGACGAGAAGAAAGTGGACCATGGAGATAACCAGCCCACTCAAAAACag AATAAACTGGCTGGGGGAATGACAAAGCTGAATCCATTTCGATATGCAAACAAA AATGAAAAGGAGGCAGGCTCAATAGAAGAAGATTTAACTGTCAGCAACAAGAAGTCATCAGGCCATAAGCAG GAGCTGAACAGAATAATTGGACACAGTCGACAAGAACAGAACAACCAACAG GCTGCATCGGATGATGTGGGGCTGAATGCAGATGAGGAATCTGCATCCAAGGAGGAAAAGAATAAAGAAGAGGTTAAGGAAAAAATGGAG accaacgtcaagaaaaaaaagaggcacaACCCGTTCATGCCTGATGTAAAG gCCAAAGTGATACAGAGACGTGCACAAGAAACAGCCCAAGCAGAG AGTGAAGGTGCGAACAGGTCTGTGTTTGACCAGCTAGAGGACTACCGTATTGGCACTGCCTCAGCTGAACATAGTAAT GATGTGGATCTTATGGAATGGTGGGAAACTGTGGAGC aatggAAAGAATCACCTCAACATAAAGAcatgacagaaaaagaagaggcCAA GGCCTTTGCTTTGAccgctgagaagctgcagaagGGCATCAGAGTCTTCAACAAACTGTTCACGGACCGGGCAGAGAGCCTCTGGCAGCATGTCATCGACCTCAACGGCATCGCTGATGGGCTCGACAAGTTCAGCAAGAACACAAAGATCGCTCAAATCACAGGCGGCTCCACCAGCGCCGTTGGGGGCGTCGCCACTGTTGCTGGCCTCGCCCTGGCTCCCTTCACCATGGGAACTTCCTTGATTGTGACTGCAGTGGGACTGGGCATTGCTGCGGCAGGCGGTCTGACATCAGCAGGTGCTGGCATCTCCAACCAGGTCAACAACACCATGGACCGTAAGAAGGTGGAGAAGATCGTGCAGGACTACCAGGAGAAGATGGAAGACATCAACAAGTGCCTGACATTCATCAAACAGGGTATTGAGAACCTGCGCAGGTTCGATCTGATCAAGATGAAGAATAGCGCATACAATCAGGACTTTCCTTCACTTACTAGCAAATTCTATGAAGATGGCGCCATGGCAGGAAAGGCGATCCTCGTCAATGCCAATGAGATCATGCGTTTTGTCCAGTTTGCCCATGTAGCAGGTAGCACCGCAGCCAGAGCAGTCCAGATTGCTAGTATGGCAACCGGTGTGCTTACTGGACTCTTTGTAGTTATGGATATCTACTTTGTGTCCAAAGACTCAAAAGAACTCAAGAAAGGGGCAAAATCAGAGTTTGCTGCCAAAATCAGGGAGGTGGCGCAACAGCTGCACGATGGTCTGGTGGAGCTGAACTCAATACATCAAGAGCTGCAGTTCAACTCACCAGAAAAAGACTCTGAGAAGACCACCAAAGATCTggacagtgaaaaaaaagagaaagacaacaaagaaaagaaggagaaggaTGGAAAAGATTTGAACAGTGAAAAGAAGGACAATGACAGCTCAGACGAAGATGAAATCGACCGCATTAAAAAAGCCATCAAAAAGGACCTTGAGAACAGAGAATATGTTTGA
- the apol1 gene encoding apolipoprotein L1 isoform X3, giving the protein MFSSMFKKSPHPQEDSAAPDDLSGSNDKNHPKDDLSVDDELLAGNDSAVEKSSKGGVAKVLRSPFTSSSQDKEKTDHSGDSQENSSATGKPKTKEEKSSNNDDEKKVDHGDNQPTQKQNKLAGGMTKLNPFRYANKNEKEAGSIEEDLTVSNKKSSGHKQELNRIIGHSRQEQNNQQAASDDVGLNADEESASKEEKNKEEVKEKMETNVKKKKRHNPFMPDVKAKVIQRRAQETAQAESEGANRSVFDQLEDYRIGTASAEHSNDVDLMEWWETVEQWKESPQHKDMTEKEEAKAFALTAEKLQKGIRVFNKLFTDRAESLWQHVIDLNGIADGLDKFSKNTKIAQITGGSTSAVGGVATVAGLALAPFTMGTSLIVTAVGLGIAAAGGLTSAGAGISNQVNNTMDRKKVEKIVQDYQEKMEDINKCLTFIKQGIENLRRFDLIKMKNSAYNQDFPSLTSKFYEDGAMAGKAILVNANEIMRFVQFAHVAGSTAARAVQIASMATGVLTGLFVVMDIYFVSKDSKELKKGAKSEFAAKIREVAQQLHDGLVELNSIHQELQFNSPEKDSEKTTKDLDSEKKEKDNKEKKEKDGKDLNSEKKDNDSSDEDEIDRIKKAIKKDLENREYV; this is encoded by the exons ATGTTTAgcagtatgtttaaaaaatccCCACACCCTCAG GAGGATTCTGCTGCACCAGATGATCTCTCTGGCAGCAATGACAAGAACCACCCAAAg GATGATTTGTCTGTCGATGATGAACTCCTTGCTGGTAATGACAGTGCCGTGGAGAAGTCTTCAAAA GGTGGCGTTGCAAAGGTCTTGAGGAGTCccttcacctcctcctctcag GATAAGGAAAAGACTGACCACTCAGGAGACTCACAGGAGAACAGTTCTGCCACAGGGAAGCCCAAAACCAAGGAG GAGAAAAGCTCCAACAACGATGACGAGAAGAAAGTGGACCATGGAGATAACCAGCCCACTCAAAAACag AATAAACTGGCTGGGGGAATGACAAAGCTGAATCCATTTCGATATGCAAACAAA AATGAAAAGGAGGCAGGCTCAATAGAAGAAGATTTAACTGTCAGCAACAAGAAGTCATCAGGCCATAAGCAG GAGCTGAACAGAATAATTGGACACAGTCGACAAGAACAGAACAACCAACAG GCTGCATCGGATGATGTGGGGCTGAATGCAGATGAGGAATCTGCATCCAAGGAGGAAAAGAATAAAGAAGAGGTTAAGGAAAAAATGGAG accaacgtcaagaaaaaaaagaggcacaACCCGTTCATGCCTGATGTAAAG gCCAAAGTGATACAGAGACGTGCACAAGAAACAGCCCAAGCAGAG AGTGAAGGTGCGAACAGGTCTGTGTTTGACCAGCTAGAGGACTACCGTATTGGCACTGCCTCAGCTGAACATAGTAAT GATGTGGATCTTATGGAATGGTGGGAAACTGTGGAGC aatggAAAGAATCACCTCAACATAAAGAcatgacagaaaaagaagaggcCAA GGCCTTTGCTTTGAccgctgagaagctgcagaagGGCATCAGAGTCTTCAACAAACTGTTCACGGACCGGGCAGAGAGCCTCTGGCAGCATGTCATCGACCTCAACGGCATCGCTGATGGGCTCGACAAGTTCAGCAAGAACACAAAGATCGCTCAAATCACAGGCGGCTCCACCAGCGCCGTTGGGGGCGTCGCCACTGTTGCTGGCCTCGCCCTGGCTCCCTTCACCATGGGAACTTCCTTGATTGTGACTGCAGTGGGACTGGGCATTGCTGCGGCAGGCGGTCTGACATCAGCAGGTGCTGGCATCTCCAACCAGGTCAACAACACCATGGACCGTAAGAAGGTGGAGAAGATCGTGCAGGACTACCAGGAGAAGATGGAAGACATCAACAAGTGCCTGACATTCATCAAACAGGGTATTGAGAACCTGCGCAGGTTCGATCTGATCAAGATGAAGAATAGCGCATACAATCAGGACTTTCCTTCACTTACTAGCAAATTCTATGAAGATGGCGCCATGGCAGGAAAGGCGATCCTCGTCAATGCCAATGAGATCATGCGTTTTGTCCAGTTTGCCCATGTAGCAGGTAGCACCGCAGCCAGAGCAGTCCAGATTGCTAGTATGGCAACCGGTGTGCTTACTGGACTCTTTGTAGTTATGGATATCTACTTTGTGTCCAAAGACTCAAAAGAACTCAAGAAAGGGGCAAAATCAGAGTTTGCTGCCAAAATCAGGGAGGTGGCGCAACAGCTGCACGATGGTCTGGTGGAGCTGAACTCAATACATCAAGAGCTGCAGTTCAACTCACCAGAAAAAGACTCTGAGAAGACCACCAAAGATCTggacagtgaaaaaaaagagaaagacaacaaagaaaagaaggagaaggaTGGAAAAGATTTGAACAGTGAAAAGAAGGACAATGACAGCTCAGACGAAGATGAAATCGACCGCATTAAAAAAGCCATCAAAAAGGACCTTGAGAACAGAGAATATGTTTGA
- the apol1 gene encoding apolipoprotein L1 isoform X2: MERYGNLDLDLECDGGAVSQKASLFSGIFKKSSKSKELLPSAQAALTLQNPELSASNDSLTSKSKDKSGELGGLRKLSPKPRHVRRPSQDLKAISASNDNLSEDTNAKEDLSTTVKILGSNDNLPVNSNTKETGGMFSSMFKKSPHPQEDSAAPDDLSGSNDKNHPKDDLSVDDELLAGNDSAVEKSSKGGVAKVLRSPFTSSSQDKEKTDHSGDSQENSSATGKPKTKEEKSSNNDDEKKVDHGDNQPTQKQELNRIIGHSRQEQNNQQAASDDVGLNADEESASKEEKNKEEVKEKMETNVKKKKRHNPFMPDVKAKVIQRRAQETAQAESEGANRSVFDQLEDYRIGTASAEHSNDVDLMEWWETVEQWKESPQHKDMTEKEEAKAFALTAEKLQKGIRVFNKLFTDRAESLWQHVIDLNGIADGLDKFSKNTKIAQITGGSTSAVGGVATVAGLALAPFTMGTSLIVTAVGLGIAAAGGLTSAGAGISNQVNNTMDRKKVEKIVQDYQEKMEDINKCLTFIKQGIENLRRFDLIKMKNSAYNQDFPSLTSKFYEDGAMAGKAILVNANEIMRFVQFAHVAGSTAARAVQIASMATGVLTGLFVVMDIYFVSKDSKELKKGAKSEFAAKIREVAQQLHDGLVELNSIHQELQFNSPEKDSEKTTKDLDSEKKEKDNKEKKEKDGKDLNSEKKDNDSSDEDEIDRIKKAIKKDLENREYV, from the exons ATG GAGCGGTACGGTAACCTTGATTTGGACCTGGAGTGTGACGGAGGAGCTGTCTCT CAAAAAGCCTCATTATTCAGTGGGATATTCAAAAAATCCTCCAAGTCTAAAGAACTGCTTCCATCTGCACAG gctGCCTTGACATTACAAAATCCTGAACTGTCTGCCAGCAATGACAGTTTAACCAGCAAGTCAAAG GATAAATCAGGTGAGCTGGGTGGATTACGGAAACTATCTCCCAAACCAAGACATGTGCGGAGGCCTTCGCAG GATCTAAAGGCCATCTCAGCCAGTAATGACAATCTGTCTGAGGACACCAATGCAAAG GAGGATTTGTCCACAACCGTTAAGATCTTAGGCAGCAACGACAATCTGCCAGTGAACAGCAACACTAAG gagACAGGTGGGATGTTTAgcagtatgtttaaaaaatccCCACACCCTCAG GAGGATTCTGCTGCACCAGATGATCTCTCTGGCAGCAATGACAAGAACCACCCAAAg GATGATTTGTCTGTCGATGATGAACTCCTTGCTGGTAATGACAGTGCCGTGGAGAAGTCTTCAAAA GGTGGCGTTGCAAAGGTCTTGAGGAGTCccttcacctcctcctctcag GATAAGGAAAAGACTGACCACTCAGGAGACTCACAGGAGAACAGTTCTGCCACAGGGAAGCCCAAAACCAAGGAG GAGAAAAGCTCCAACAACGATGACGAGAAGAAAGTGGACCATGGAGATAACCAGCCCACTCAAAAACag GAGCTGAACAGAATAATTGGACACAGTCGACAAGAACAGAACAACCAACAG GCTGCATCGGATGATGTGGGGCTGAATGCAGATGAGGAATCTGCATCCAAGGAGGAAAAGAATAAAGAAGAGGTTAAGGAAAAAATGGAG accaacgtcaagaaaaaaaagaggcacaACCCGTTCATGCCTGATGTAAAG gCCAAAGTGATACAGAGACGTGCACAAGAAACAGCCCAAGCAGAG AGTGAAGGTGCGAACAGGTCTGTGTTTGACCAGCTAGAGGACTACCGTATTGGCACTGCCTCAGCTGAACATAGTAAT GATGTGGATCTTATGGAATGGTGGGAAACTGTGGAGC aatggAAAGAATCACCTCAACATAAAGAcatgacagaaaaagaagaggcCAA GGCCTTTGCTTTGAccgctgagaagctgcagaagGGCATCAGAGTCTTCAACAAACTGTTCACGGACCGGGCAGAGAGCCTCTGGCAGCATGTCATCGACCTCAACGGCATCGCTGATGGGCTCGACAAGTTCAGCAAGAACACAAAGATCGCTCAAATCACAGGCGGCTCCACCAGCGCCGTTGGGGGCGTCGCCACTGTTGCTGGCCTCGCCCTGGCTCCCTTCACCATGGGAACTTCCTTGATTGTGACTGCAGTGGGACTGGGCATTGCTGCGGCAGGCGGTCTGACATCAGCAGGTGCTGGCATCTCCAACCAGGTCAACAACACCATGGACCGTAAGAAGGTGGAGAAGATCGTGCAGGACTACCAGGAGAAGATGGAAGACATCAACAAGTGCCTGACATTCATCAAACAGGGTATTGAGAACCTGCGCAGGTTCGATCTGATCAAGATGAAGAATAGCGCATACAATCAGGACTTTCCTTCACTTACTAGCAAATTCTATGAAGATGGCGCCATGGCAGGAAAGGCGATCCTCGTCAATGCCAATGAGATCATGCGTTTTGTCCAGTTTGCCCATGTAGCAGGTAGCACCGCAGCCAGAGCAGTCCAGATTGCTAGTATGGCAACCGGTGTGCTTACTGGACTCTTTGTAGTTATGGATATCTACTTTGTGTCCAAAGACTCAAAAGAACTCAAGAAAGGGGCAAAATCAGAGTTTGCTGCCAAAATCAGGGAGGTGGCGCAACAGCTGCACGATGGTCTGGTGGAGCTGAACTCAATACATCAAGAGCTGCAGTTCAACTCACCAGAAAAAGACTCTGAGAAGACCACCAAAGATCTggacagtgaaaaaaaagagaaagacaacaaagaaaagaaggagaaggaTGGAAAAGATTTGAACAGTGAAAAGAAGGACAATGACAGCTCAGACGAAGATGAAATCGACCGCATTAAAAAAGCCATCAAAAAGGACCTTGAGAACAGAGAATATGTTTGA